The Dehalogenimonas lykanthroporepellens BL-DC-9 genome includes a window with the following:
- a CDS encoding glutamine synthetase catalytic region (PFAM: glutamine synthetase catalytic region~KEGG: deg:DehalGT_1293 glutamine synthetase catalytic region) — MSEKPGNLNANTLARYLDKPQADFTKKDIIKFVEDNGIAAVNFRHLGGDGRLKTLNFVPSSREQLDQVLSAGERVDGSSLFSYIDSASSDLYIVPRYKTAFVNPFSTIPSLDILCSYYTKDGERLASSPENILHKAQNNLKEKSGLTFEAMGELEYYVVAPKQYLYPTVAQQGYQESAPFCKWETLRYEAMNLIAQAGGKIKYGHSEVGHISSDEHEMEQNEIEFSPVNVEDAADQLVVAKWILRMLGQRNNVTVTFAPKILVGHAGSGMHVHTRVMKGDKNMFVDEGRLNDFARRVIAGYLKLAPSLTAFGNTIPLSFLRLVPHQEAPTNVCWGDRNRSGLVRVPLGWLHSNDMSADANPGETAAKRNFSNNQTVEFRSPDGSANIHLLMAGLVVAVQHGLEMENALDLAKKLYVDVNIFSSANKDIQSNLPQLPTSCWDAADCLLQDRAIYEKDGIFPASVIDGLSKILKHYEDKDLSERFYGKGDEIQKMVDEYIHI, encoded by the coding sequence ATGTCCGAAAAACCCGGCAACCTCAACGCCAACACCTTGGCCCGTTACCTGGATAAACCCCAGGCGGATTTCACCAAAAAAGACATCATTAAATTTGTCGAAGACAACGGAATCGCCGCCGTAAATTTCCGGCATCTGGGCGGTGACGGCCGTCTGAAGACTTTGAATTTCGTGCCCAGTTCCCGTGAACAGCTGGATCAGGTATTGTCCGCCGGTGAACGGGTGGATGGTTCCAGTCTGTTTTCCTACATCGATTCAGCTTCCAGTGACCTTTATATAGTTCCCCGCTATAAAACCGCCTTCGTCAACCCGTTCTCCACGATTCCCTCGCTGGACATTCTGTGCTCCTATTACACCAAGGATGGAGAGCGCCTGGCCAGCTCGCCGGAAAATATCCTTCACAAAGCTCAGAACAATTTGAAGGAAAAATCCGGGCTGACCTTCGAGGCGATGGGCGAGCTGGAGTATTATGTGGTGGCTCCCAAACAGTACCTGTATCCTACCGTGGCTCAGCAGGGGTATCAGGAATCGGCGCCTTTCTGTAAGTGGGAGACCTTGCGTTATGAAGCCATGAACCTGATCGCGCAGGCTGGTGGCAAGATCAAATATGGTCATTCCGAAGTTGGGCATATTTCTTCCGATGAGCACGAAATGGAACAGAACGAAATCGAATTTTCCCCTGTGAATGTCGAGGACGCCGCTGACCAGCTGGTGGTGGCCAAGTGGATACTGCGGATGCTGGGTCAGCGCAACAATGTCACCGTCACCTTTGCCCCCAAGATTCTGGTCGGTCACGCCGGCTCCGGTATGCATGTTCATACGCGGGTAATGAAAGGCGACAAGAACATGTTTGTTGATGAAGGGCGACTTAATGATTTCGCCCGCCGGGTCATTGCCGGTTATCTGAAACTGGCGCCGTCATTGACAGCTTTCGGCAATACCATTCCCCTGTCCTTCCTGCGCCTGGTGCCGCACCAGGAAGCCCCGACTAACGTTTGCTGGGGCGACCGCAACCGGTCAGGACTGGTTCGGGTTCCGCTGGGGTGGTTACATTCCAACGATATGTCTGCTGATGCCAATCCCGGCGAAACCGCCGCTAAGCGTAACTTCAGCAATAATCAGACGGTAGAGTTCCGCTCACCCGACGGCTCAGCCAACATTCACCTGTTGATGGCCGGCCTGGTAGTGGCCGTTCAGCACGGGCTGGAGATGGAAAACGCTCTCGATCTGGCTAAAAAGCTCTACGTCGATGTCAATATCTTCTCTTCAGCCAACAAGGATATCCAGAGTAACTTGCCCCAATTGCCGACTTCCTGCTGGGACGCTGCGGATTGCCTGCTTCAGGACCGGGCAATTTACGAGAAGGACGGGATTTTCCCGGCCTCAGTCATTGACGGCCTGTCTAAAATCCTCAAGCATTATGAGGATAAGGACCTCAGTGAGCGCTTCTATGGCAAAGGTGATGAGATTCAAAAGATGGTGGATGAGTACATCCACATTTAG
- a CDS encoding two component transcriptional regulator, LuxR family (KEGG: sco:SCO3008 two-component system response regulator~PFAM: response regulator receiver; regulatory protein LuxR~SMART: regulatory protein LuxR; response regulator receiver): MSRIRVFIVDDNFVARRGLRSYLELEQDILVVGEAAGGRDAVEWVKNNPVDIVLMDVHMPGFDGIKAAAGILKIRPGIKALMLTVVEDQTTILRALLAGASGYLIYGQFAPEDMVGAIRAVASGDTSVTPQIDRSLLEQIQQSDQQFQNIAEMESAEPLTAREIEILTLIAAGKGNREIAETLFIEEKTVKNHINVIYSKLRIKSRYEAISYMLRQNTNV, from the coding sequence ATGAGCCGGATTAGAGTATTCATCGTCGATGACAATTTCGTCGCCCGGCGGGGGCTGCGGAGTTACCTGGAGCTTGAGCAGGATATCCTGGTCGTCGGTGAAGCGGCTGGCGGCAGAGACGCCGTCGAATGGGTGAAGAACAATCCCGTGGATATCGTCCTGATGGATGTGCATATGCCCGGTTTTGACGGGATCAAAGCCGCCGCCGGGATTCTCAAGATCAGACCGGGGATCAAGGCCCTGATGCTGACCGTCGTGGAAGACCAGACAACCATCCTGCGGGCGCTGTTGGCCGGGGCATCCGGATACCTGATATACGGACAGTTCGCCCCTGAGGACATGGTCGGAGCCATCCGGGCCGTCGCCTCCGGTGACACTAGTGTCACTCCGCAAATCGACCGAAGTCTGCTCGAACAGATTCAACAAAGCGACCAACAATTTCAAAACATCGCCGAAATGGAAAGCGCCGAACCGCTGACCGCCAGGGAGATAGAGATATTGACCCTCATCGCCGCCGGAAAGGGCAACCGGGAGATTGCCGAAACCCTTTTCATAGAAGAAAAGACCGTCAAGAACCATATCAACGTCATCTACTCCAAACTCCGGATCAAGAGCCGCTACGAGGCCATCAGCTATATGCTACGGCAGAACACCAACGTATGA
- a CDS encoding conserved hypothetical protein (KEGG: mem:Memar_2282 hypothetical protein) produces the protein MLSAILLIICGLVLIGTAGNKVPVIGKYLVTAGSWLSSFALIIGIVAIVVGIIELF, from the coding sequence ATGTTGAGTGCCATTTTGCTGATTATCTGCGGGCTGGTTCTGATCGGGACTGCCGGCAATAAAGTGCCGGTTATCGGCAAGTATCTGGTTACAGCCGGTAGCTGGCTGTCATCCTTCGCCCTTATTATCGGTATTGTGGCCATAGTGGTAGGGATTATCGAGCTTTTCTGA
- a CDS encoding drug resistance transporter, EmrB/QacA subfamily (manually curated~TIGRFAM: drug resistance transporter, EmrB/QacA subfamily~KEGG: vap:Vapar_2891 drug resistance transporter, EmrB/QacA subfamily~PFAM: major facilitator superfamily MFS_1) — protein sequence MTERVAIASRTGRWVLVATLLASASSFITWSAVSVALPAIQSTFDSSLSDLQWVINAHLLTLSAFLLIGGSLGDRLGRRRVFLVGMGIFVVGAVASGLANSIALLIAFQAIQGIGSALMVPQSLAIINATFREAERGRAIGLWAGISGGIAALGPWLGGWLVENIAWAGVFWMSVPVVLTAMAVTWREVPDHSGTQKGPLDWPGALLILFGLTGIAYAMISGPNQGWNHPLVLIALTAGVAAAAGFIAVEKKSPAPLVRLSIFRNRLISGANLATLLLYFAFNGTIVFTVLNLQQVQGLSPSQAGLGLLPPTILITLLAASAGSLADRIGPRKQMIGGPLLVSAGILWLTMGGINADYFIHFLPGLILAGAGMALLIAPLTKSAMAVAPSLSGVASGVNNAIARTAGLMAVAILGSVMLAFFSPALESNVEQSGLSSAQRIEIIAQSDKLGGVVIPEEFGNPAAQSAREAIATAFVTAYRGTMAICATLAVTASGVAFLTIDRKRTRMLTEGIMDSSRTVMDKGNDEGTNSSPGKLP from the coding sequence ATTACCGAACGTGTCGCGATCGCCAGCAGAACCGGCCGATGGGTACTGGTTGCTACATTACTGGCTTCGGCATCTTCATTCATCACCTGGAGTGCGGTCTCGGTCGCTCTGCCGGCCATCCAGAGCACTTTTGACTCCAGTCTTTCCGACCTTCAGTGGGTCATCAACGCTCATCTCTTAACCCTCTCTGCTTTTCTCCTTATCGGCGGCTCCCTGGGTGATCGCCTGGGACGGCGTCGGGTATTTCTTGTCGGGATGGGCATCTTCGTTGTCGGCGCCGTTGCCTCCGGCCTGGCCAATTCCATCGCCCTCCTCATTGCCTTCCAGGCTATTCAAGGAATAGGCTCGGCTTTGATGGTACCCCAGAGTCTGGCAATTATCAACGCTACTTTCCGGGAAGCGGAACGTGGCCGCGCTATCGGGTTATGGGCCGGAATTTCAGGCGGCATCGCCGCACTGGGCCCATGGCTGGGCGGCTGGCTGGTGGAAAACATCGCCTGGGCAGGCGTTTTCTGGATGTCGGTACCAGTAGTACTGACAGCCATGGCCGTTACCTGGCGAGAAGTGCCGGATCATTCCGGCACACAGAAAGGCCCCCTGGATTGGCCCGGAGCTCTGCTCATCCTGTTCGGGCTGACGGGCATCGCCTATGCCATGATTAGCGGCCCAAATCAGGGCTGGAACCATCCGCTGGTACTGATCGCCCTTACAGCCGGCGTGGCCGCCGCCGCCGGCTTCATCGCGGTAGAAAAGAAAAGCCCGGCGCCGCTGGTAAGACTGAGCATTTTTCGGAACCGGCTGATATCCGGAGCTAACCTGGCCACCCTGCTCCTGTACTTCGCCTTCAACGGGACCATCGTATTCACCGTTCTCAACCTGCAACAGGTACAGGGGTTGTCACCATCTCAGGCAGGTCTGGGGCTCCTGCCACCCACCATCCTGATTACCCTGTTGGCGGCCTCGGCCGGGTCACTGGCCGACCGTATCGGCCCGAGGAAACAGATGATCGGCGGGCCGTTACTGGTCAGCGCCGGAATCCTGTGGCTGACGATGGGGGGTATCAACGCCGATTACTTCATTCATTTCCTGCCCGGGCTGATTCTGGCCGGTGCCGGTATGGCACTGCTGATTGCGCCGTTGACCAAATCCGCCATGGCCGTTGCCCCCTCCCTGTCCGGGGTGGCCTCAGGAGTCAACAACGCCATCGCCCGTACCGCCGGATTGATGGCCGTAGCGATTCTGGGCAGTGTCATGCTGGCGTTTTTTTCACCGGCATTAGAGTCTAATGTCGAACAATCCGGGCTGTCATCAGCACAACGAATCGAAATCATTGCCCAGAGCGATAAGCTGGGCGGCGTAGTTATCCCCGAGGAGTTCGGGAACCCGGCGGCCCAGTCAGCCAGAGAAGCCATTGCCACGGCATTCGTAACCGCTTACCGGGGTACTATGGCAATATGCGCAACTCTGGCGGTCACCGCTTCAGGTGTAGCCTTTCTGACCATCGACCGAAAGCGAACCCGGATGCTAACCGAAGGTATCATGGATTCCAGTCGGACCGTCATGGACAAAGGGAATGACGAAGGAACGAACTCCTCGCCCGGTAAATTACCTTAA
- a CDS encoding hypothetical protein (KEGG: sgl:SG1430 putative inner membrane protein): protein MGALIIISPFALYGVVLLVLSIRKPYYIHFGLGCFLFLVIAGVVGGLFDGFGVVILLIVGMGVAVSFYRFGGEIPD, encoded by the coding sequence ATGGGCGCTTTAATCATTATCTCCCCCTTTGCGCTTTACGGCGTCGTATTGCTGGTCTTATCAATCCGAAAACCGTATTACATTCATTTTGGGCTGGGATGTTTTCTGTTTCTGGTCATAGCCGGGGTCGTGGGTGGGCTTTTCGACGGGTTTGGAGTAGTCATTCTATTAATCGTCGGAATGGGCGTTGCGGTTAGTTTCTATCGCTTTGGCGGTGAAATTCCGGATTAA
- a CDS encoding Prephenate dehydratase (KEGG: dev:DhcVS_1437 prephenate dehydratase~PFAM: prephenate dehydratase; amino acid-binding ACT domain protein) has product MIKISIQGSRGSFHDIVARKKFPGDSEIIESETFKQVFDDVHKGVTDYGVVAIENSIYGSFLDNYDYLLKHDTRIVGEEYLRIVLNLIALPNTKIENITEVYTHPMAMNQAEEWLEKHPWMRRIETDDTAAAVRLIKEEDMHTAAAIGSHLAADIYGMKILAKDIETEKKNYTRFLVIARPDKPFDLDADKTSLVIRAKDIPGALYSVLKCFNDEAINLSKIESRPIIGNRVWDYYFYLDFEKGLNAPATQRAMKELEKVTSMIRVLGTYKRDDKVDEE; this is encoded by the coding sequence ATGATCAAAATTTCCATCCAGGGTTCCCGCGGTTCTTTCCATGATATCGTCGCTCGCAAGAAGTTCCCGGGTGACTCAGAAATCATTGAAAGTGAAACCTTCAAACAGGTTTTCGATGACGTCCATAAGGGTGTCACCGATTACGGCGTAGTCGCCATCGAGAACTCCATCTACGGTTCCTTCCTGGATAACTACGATTATCTGCTGAAACACGACACCCGTATCGTGGGTGAAGAGTATCTGCGAATAGTGCTGAACCTTATCGCCCTGCCGAATACGAAAATTGAGAATATCACCGAGGTTTATACTCACCCCATGGCCATGAATCAGGCCGAGGAATGGCTGGAGAAGCATCCCTGGATGCGGCGTATCGAAACCGACGATACCGCCGCCGCGGTAAGGTTGATTAAGGAAGAAGACATGCATACGGCCGCGGCCATCGGTTCCCACCTGGCCGCCGACATTTACGGGATGAAGATACTGGCAAAGGATATCGAGACCGAGAAGAAGAATTACACCCGTTTTCTCGTTATCGCCCGCCCGGATAAGCCTTTCGACCTTGACGCCGACAAGACATCGCTGGTCATCCGCGCCAAGGACATACCGGGCGCGCTGTACAGCGTTCTGAAATGCTTCAACGACGAGGCCATCAACCTGTCAAAGATCGAAAGCCGGCCTATCATCGGCAACCGTGTCTGGGACTACTATTTCTACCTTGACTTCGAGAAAGGCCTGAACGCCCCGGCCACCCAGCGGGCGATGAAGGAACTGGAAAAAGTCACCAGCATGATTCGGGTGCTGGGCACCTATAAACGTGACGACAAGGTGGATGAGGAATAG
- a CDS encoding transcriptional regulator, LuxR family (KEGG: deg:DehalGT_1291 transcriptional regulator, LuxR family~PFAM: regulatory protein LuxR~SMART: regulatory protein LuxR) — translation MVNIEIQEHRSIFSGSQGEPSTEIRRFWSIPLPPATGGQIELALRERVKELNCLYGISRLAEQHRSDLGGFLQDLVDFLPPSWQYADHTCAEIIFDGQFFLSRNFRKTKWRQSVPINLNGRQFGECIIYYTEEFPEADEGPFLKEERALLNAVADRIGSIAARISADRELEEANEQLKLERQALRETNTALKVILSRNEQQKNDIRRDINHNMEKAVLPIIDSLRVHLSSAHQKYVALLKTNLEELTSPFMSGLAAGFPSLSPTELLICNMIKNGLTSGEIAETRGVALSTVNHHREKIRRKLGIANREVNLATFLQNNAVEAE, via the coding sequence GTGGTCAATATCGAAATACAGGAACACAGGAGTATTTTTAGCGGGAGCCAGGGGGAGCCTAGTACCGAAATACGCCGGTTTTGGAGTATTCCCCTGCCGCCGGCAACCGGCGGGCAGATCGAACTGGCGCTTCGAGAACGGGTCAAGGAACTGAACTGTCTTTACGGCATTTCCCGACTGGCTGAACAACACCGGAGTGATCTCGGTGGTTTTCTTCAGGACCTGGTGGATTTTCTGCCACCGTCATGGCAGTATGCTGACCATACCTGTGCCGAAATAATCTTCGATGGCCAGTTTTTTCTTTCTCGCAATTTCCGGAAAACTAAATGGCGCCAGTCAGTGCCGATTAATCTCAACGGGCGGCAATTTGGCGAATGTATCATTTATTACACCGAAGAGTTTCCTGAAGCTGATGAAGGTCCATTCCTGAAGGAAGAAAGGGCCCTGTTGAATGCGGTGGCCGACCGGATCGGTAGTATCGCCGCCCGTATTTCAGCTGACCGGGAACTGGAAGAAGCTAATGAACAATTAAAGCTGGAACGACAGGCGCTGAGGGAAACCAATACTGCCCTCAAGGTCATCCTGTCCCGCAACGAGCAACAGAAAAACGATATCCGGCGGGATATCAATCACAACATGGAAAAGGCGGTCCTGCCCATAATAGATTCACTTAGAGTGCATCTATCTTCAGCCCACCAGAAATATGTCGCCCTGCTCAAGACCAACCTGGAAGAGCTGACCTCTCCCTTCATGAGTGGCCTGGCGGCTGGCTTCCCATCCCTTTCACCAACCGAATTGCTGATTTGTAATATGATCAAGAATGGGCTGACTTCGGGGGAAATAGCCGAAACCAGGGGGGTCGCCCTGTCCACAGTCAATCATCATCGGGAGAAGATAAGACGCAAACTGGGCATCGCCAATCGCGAGGTTAATCTGGCCACCTTCCTGCAGAACAATGCTGTCGAAGCAGAGTAA
- a CDS encoding hypothetical protein (KEGG: hin:HI0061 recombination protein) encodes MDKSRKARNFGLLLMLFASVLQVFAGLSISKLSYGFLTDPVYGFIIVSPMLFGLWTAMRLPFIGGVFAAIINGPLIFAAWVGMMGDPWLLNRSFSQATFLNMAIYYAGLAWHVYVYRKAPG; translated from the coding sequence ATGGATAAATCCCGCAAGGCACGCAATTTTGGCTTATTATTAATGCTGTTTGCATCTGTATTACAGGTGTTTGCCGGATTAAGTATTTCTAAACTTAGCTATGGATTTCTTACAGATCCCGTGTATGGTTTCATTATTGTTTCTCCAATGCTATTCGGATTATGGACAGCCATGCGTTTGCCCTTTATTGGCGGGGTATTCGCGGCTATTATCAATGGCCCCCTTATCTTCGCAGCATGGGTAGGCATGATGGGCGATCCATGGCTATTGAACAGAAGCTTCTCGCAAGCAACATTCTTGAATATGGCAATCTACTATGCAGGTCTAGCCTGGCACGTTTATGTGTATAGAAAAGCGCCTGGATGA
- a CDS encoding Hemerythrin HHE cation binding domain protein (PFAM: Hemerythrin HHE cation binding domain protein~KEGG: dba:Dbac_1164 hemerythrin HHE cation binding domain protein) translates to MKATDQLKEEHRAIEELLATLGRMTPKLATEEAVASEDLNAVVDFIRIFADRCHHGKEESLLFPAMEEAGVPRENGPVGVLLAEHQQGREFVSRLAEGISAYVAGDRTAAEIIRVSAEGYAALLTQHIQKEDNVLFPMAEQALPPARQQRLLEEFEELEERVIGLGKHQELHRTLERLAEKYN, encoded by the coding sequence ATGAAAGCTACCGACCAGTTGAAGGAGGAACACAGGGCAATCGAGGAGTTGCTGGCCACCCTCGGCCGGATGACCCCGAAATTGGCTACGGAAGAAGCCGTGGCCTCGGAAGACCTGAACGCGGTTGTCGACTTCATCAGGATATTCGCCGATAGATGTCACCACGGCAAGGAAGAGTCATTGCTGTTTCCGGCGATGGAAGAAGCCGGGGTCCCTCGGGAAAACGGGCCGGTCGGCGTCTTGCTGGCCGAACATCAGCAGGGGCGGGAGTTCGTCTCCAGGTTGGCAGAAGGTATTTCAGCTTATGTTGCCGGCGACAGGACAGCCGCGGAGATAATAAGGGTCAGCGCCGAGGGCTATGCCGCTTTGCTGACCCAGCATATACAGAAAGAAGATAATGTTCTGTTTCCGATGGCGGAACAGGCATTGCCCCCAGCTCGTCAACAGCGATTGCTGGAAGAGTTCGAAGAACTTGAAGAACGGGTCATCGGCCTGGGCAAACATCAGGAACTGCACCGGACACTTGAGCGGTTGGCTGAAAAATATAATTAA
- a CDS encoding hypothetical protein (KEGG: api:100159801 similar to AGAP010241-PA), with the protein MQRISSKTLLTTVVCLAIMLTFAGAAMLQGATPSESNKVLPNTTTPGLRGFYGLPEEQTNFLKNIVLNDSVVKALLDNSEYEYRLDVGCWLTKGMNEEKFFAWMEGGRTDTGMVSEYVGVIYIGYNKMYTFSIDISTQKVINLVAQPKQGPQIPEITKDEKSKAISLALNEPHLKTMLEGKNFEISNNDVGIWHTTLEEGNGQLLKIGAVVQIRFAHTYNINSILPNMVEDRNTVFGFDTVFTHYEGPIDKLLVFISLSEERVIEAAPQIMPKESN; encoded by the coding sequence GTGCAAAGAATAAGTTCAAAAACACTATTGACTACAGTCGTCTGTTTGGCAATTATGCTGACATTTGCTGGTGCAGCGATGTTACAGGGTGCTACGCCGTCAGAGAGCAACAAAGTCCTGCCAAACACAACGACTCCGGGCTTGCGTGGATTTTATGGACTCCCAGAGGAACAAACGAACTTCCTGAAAAACATCGTGCTAAATGATTCTGTTGTAAAGGCTTTGTTGGATAATTCAGAGTACGAATACCGTCTGGATGTCGGGTGTTGGTTGACGAAAGGCATGAACGAAGAGAAGTTCTTTGCTTGGATGGAAGGCGGGCGAACGGATACAGGTATGGTATCTGAGTATGTGGGGGTGATCTACATCGGATATAACAAGATGTATACGTTCTCAATTGATATCAGCACTCAGAAGGTAATAAATTTGGTTGCTCAGCCTAAGCAAGGGCCACAAATACCGGAAATCACAAAGGACGAGAAGTCCAAAGCAATCAGCTTGGCTCTAAATGAACCCCATCTGAAGACAATGCTCGAAGGAAAGAACTTTGAAATTTCTAATAACGACGTTGGCATATGGCATACTACCCTTGAAGAGGGTAATGGACAACTACTGAAAATCGGAGCAGTTGTTCAAATACGTTTCGCACATACGTACAATATTAATTCTATCCTTCCAAATATGGTCGAGGATAGGAATACTGTATTCGGTTTCGATACCGTTTTCACGCATTACGAGGGACCAATTGACAAATTGTTGGTGTTCATCAGTCTCTCAGAGGAAAGGGTGATTGAAGCGGCGCCTCAAATAATGCCTAAAGAATCTAATTAA
- a CDS encoding conserved hypothetical protein (KEGG: fpl:Ferp_1217 hypothetical protein), whose product MRKSFSTFIAAIFLILSFPVSTIMAWSPATWGTTWDDFGEDVWYKYDSYHASGPWYSEADFPVTMVFYGPGASKSAAKDTLWYWTGSYLYFALNDTGSWTWDQDQGRKSNPILDQDAWHVRLYANNGNYMYNTAWGKYVLATTHRDWLGCPDMSKSGYGWSEDAEQAVRSKAAETVGWGNIKYNYFNMYNAEDFRVEGAWTGFAHVWQSNGYLTGVYMP is encoded by the coding sequence ATGAGGAAGTCATTTTCTACATTCATAGCGGCGATTTTCCTGATACTGAGTTTTCCAGTATCAACCATTATGGCTTGGAGTCCTGCAACTTGGGGAACCACATGGGACGATTTTGGTGAAGATGTCTGGTACAAGTACGATTCCTATCATGCTTCTGGTCCTTGGTATTCTGAGGCTGATTTTCCGGTAACCATGGTATTCTACGGACCAGGTGCTAGCAAGTCCGCTGCAAAGGATACTTTGTGGTATTGGACGGGAAGCTATTTGTATTTTGCCCTTAACGATACTGGTAGTTGGACATGGGATCAAGATCAAGGAAGAAAATCCAATCCGATTCTTGATCAAGACGCTTGGCATGTCCGACTTTACGCAAACAACGGAAACTACATGTACAATACCGCCTGGGGAAAATATGTGTTGGCAACAACTCATAGAGACTGGTTAGGGTGCCCCGATATGTCTAAATCCGGATATGGCTGGAGTGAAGATGCAGAACAAGCCGTACGCAGTAAAGCCGCTGAAACAGTTGGTTGGGGTAACATAAAATACAATTACTTCAATATGTACAACGCTGAAGACTTTAGGGTTGAAGGTGCATGGACCGGCTTTGCGCATGTGTGGCAGAGCAATGGCTATCTAACTGGCGTGTACATGCCATAA
- a CDS encoding integral membrane sensor signal transduction histidine kinase (KEGG: tfu:Tfu_2277 ATP-binding region, ATPase-like~PFAM: ATP-binding region ATPase domain protein; histidine kinase dimerisation and phosphoacceptor region~SMART: ATP-binding region ATPase domain protein) encodes MTGASGELTTGRLYEMKRLEWLFIGARWLWVPALFLLAGMHEPSPNYAIIGIGLGLAIVNGAAMVINRNLATHEDYRKLGVASLTVDTFTAWALILLFVSDFYTAAYAGFLFVVIEGTIRYGLKGSLIMTGVFAVGLLGAYAFRDAVYDVRFSYSGYTFWTLLIFLIALPVGFIVDEGRRQRRRSESYLKDKTLLEERQRIARDMHDNVLKTLHGLALETKVLERKLGDGEPAISEAVSYIGDVCRRTSREVRDVILDLRHETVDEGIATLISGIAGQWGARTGTAVEFESAGDDRVLPAETAHQLRNIVSEALTNVERHAAASMVTVNLKLTGDSLSLEISDNGRGLDGVVNLDEFVAAGKLGLAGIRERVELLGGRFQVESSGNGTMLLVEIPLIGETSDEPD; translated from the coding sequence ATGACCGGGGCATCTGGAGAGCTGACCACTGGTCGCCTTTATGAGATGAAGCGTCTGGAATGGCTGTTCATCGGCGCCCGGTGGCTGTGGGTGCCGGCTTTATTCCTGCTGGCCGGGATGCACGAGCCGTCACCAAATTATGCCATCATCGGTATAGGGTTGGGGCTGGCGATTGTCAACGGTGCCGCCATGGTCATCAATCGGAATCTCGCCACTCACGAAGATTATCGGAAACTTGGGGTCGCCTCACTGACTGTGGACACATTCACCGCCTGGGCGTTAATCCTGCTCTTTGTCAGCGACTTCTACACCGCCGCCTACGCCGGTTTCCTCTTCGTGGTCATCGAGGGTACCATACGCTACGGACTCAAAGGAAGCCTCATCATGACAGGCGTTTTCGCCGTCGGACTGCTGGGGGCTTACGCCTTCCGCGACGCGGTTTATGACGTGCGCTTCAGCTATTCCGGTTATACCTTCTGGACGTTGCTCATATTTCTCATCGCCTTGCCGGTGGGCTTTATAGTGGATGAAGGCCGGAGACAGCGCCGCCGCAGTGAATCCTACTTGAAGGACAAGACGCTCCTCGAAGAACGCCAGCGCATCGCCCGGGATATGCACGATAACGTCCTGAAAACCCTTCACGGGCTTGCCCTGGAAACGAAGGTGCTTGAGAGGAAACTTGGCGACGGGGAACCCGCGATAAGTGAAGCGGTCAGTTATATAGGCGATGTCTGCCGGCGCACCAGCCGAGAGGTCAGGGACGTTATCCTCGATCTGCGCCACGAAACGGTTGACGAAGGGATAGCCACCTTAATATCCGGTATCGCCGGCCAATGGGGCGCCAGGACAGGTACGGCGGTAGAATTCGAGTCTGCAGGCGATGACCGGGTTCTGCCTGCGGAAACGGCGCATCAACTGCGGAACATCGTCTCCGAAGCCCTGACCAACGTCGAGCGTCACGCCGCTGCTTCGATGGTTACTGTAAACTTGAAACTGACTGGTGATTCGCTTTCCTTGGAGATAAGCGACAACGGCCGCGGCTTGGACGGCGTCGTGAACTTGGATGAATTCGTCGCCGCGGGCAAACTGGGACTGGCCGGTATCCGGGAGCGGGTGGAACTGCTCGGCGGACGTTTTCAGGTCGAGAGCTCCGGTAACGGGACCATGCTGCTCGTCGAAATACCTCTAATCGGGGAGACTTCAGATGAGCCGGATTAG